The sequence below is a genomic window from Gossypium hirsutum isolate 1008001.06 chromosome A11, Gossypium_hirsutum_v2.1, whole genome shotgun sequence.
actaatcagtgtgttgatagagaggtggagacccgagacgcacactttTCATCTTTCATGCGGAGAGTGTACTGTCACTCTGGAAGACGTGcatttgcaattgggattgctGGTGGATGGGTATGCAATCACTGGGTCCGCATCATCTACTGATTATGAGCTTTTGGGTGCTATACTGGAtaatattaacggaggtcggatcgagatgggttggttacgagacacattcccggagcCAGATAATAATTCAACTGAACttgaaagaatacgatatgctcaggcatacattcttcatatgattggaggttatctgatgtcggatttgtcacgaaacctcgtacatctgagatggctgctgaaactcgtagATCTTAAAGCAACCAgcgaattgagttgggggtctgccgtgttggcaacattatataaagagatgtgcggggcgacgcgaccgaacAAAGCCAAAATaagaggttgcctatcactactgcaatTATGGGAACGACAaatttacgtcctcgagtggaccacccatatacatttccACTCATAAcgagataaattttatattagattttacaattattacgtagatttagaatataattgtatgctaaaaatttatttaattaggtggaactaTTTGGCGAGTTATGTCAGAATACCTACCTCTCTCAAAAATATatggcttctattagaccaacgatcGGAAgtacaagtaagtattaaataaaatatatataataaaatagtcgtttcgtatttagtatttagtatttagtatttagtattatgtattatgtattatgtatatatgtaatatttttatcatgttcatatagtttcaatggacatcATACGAGGATTCGGCAATTCGAGTAGTAATTCTAGATGAATTCCTTCAAAATCCAAACGTTTTGCATATTAAGGTCCCATTGACGAACTACGCTACCttggagatgcaccagtcagataAAGTATTGCAGCAATTTGGATTCCGACAACCGATTTTTGTGGCATCCGAGGTGTTTAATGATGAGCACAAAGTCGACTTACGGCAATAGCATACGGATTGGCCAAGATTCTGGTCACACTATATTGAAATGTGGGAAAATCaatatgattatatacctactcgggaatcgatcatcgttccagagttagTGTGCGTagcggaatacatgccatggtttaagaTCCATGGCAAACCATATTTGTTGTCGGAAGAGAAGAGGTGATGACAAATTCGTGCCCAAAGGGAACGACAGGGCTCTTTAAATCCAAAAAGAATGGACGACGATGCAAGCCAATCAATAGCGCCCACACAATCACCAGGCCTAACAGTTCAACAGACGACACCCACATCACAGCCTTTTCAGATTATGctaggtgcgtatcctagcccttatatgtatcctaacccttatatgttttcttttccTAATCCTATGACAGGTTGGAATCCATGGCCCGGTTCATCTTCATTCTCGTTTACACCGAGTCAACCGCAAATCTATAGGCCGCCGTCGCATGAGGGATCGCACGAGGCACCATCGGAGAGCTCTTCTTTCTACCAATCCTCATCATATTACTGGATTCAAACACTTCCGccatgggtgatgcaaacacAGCCGCAATtattattctatcaaggtgggtcaccctcccaacacccacaaccaAATCCTCTGCCAGAGGAACCACAACCCCCGTAGAAAGCTAATCCAAGGAGGAATCCAACATAGACCCGTCGACGACCCCCATGTGGCATTGATTCTGACCACCACagatattgatttttttttaatatatttgtacataatttttatattgtttcatttaataaaataaaagttcttttAAATAAGACAATTGTAATATAACatagtttcatttaataaaacataaataatacaaCATAGTTTTTTACGACAACTATCAATTATTTCGATTTGGACATGATCTACTTGTATGGcttgggttcctacaccatccgcacaacttctatTGATTAGTTGTTTCTTGGATATCCATATTGGTACCTATTCTAGTCGatcaaggtcgaccctttggtttgcgacccAATTCTCtttccggtaacagcttaaacaAAGCAAGTGATATAGGTGGCCACTTACGTTTATCTGAGACATGTGagaatacgtgtctccacacaTTGTACATGGTTTCTAGTTTGTACACTTCATTGACGTAGCTCATAGGATctagacggagattctgacaagctgcaattacatgagcgtatggataacgaagtgcgtcaaacctctcacagtcgcaagtcctatttctcaagtgtacacgatattgcccgctaATAATACCATCGTGCAGTCTATCAAACTCCGTCACATGAAACCATAGGTTGTCTCGATCATGACAGATTATGTGCATGGTGTTCACCCgcgccttcgccttgttaatttcttacaATATCTTtgtgcaccatacatggcctccttgCATTTGGTCTTTATAAGTCGTTGTTCGCTTTGGAAATAGTGTCGCTAAATGAAAATATGTCTTTCaaacaaccgatgttatcggtaaaTGACGTGCTCCTTTTAAAACAGAATTTATGTATTCAGttaggtttgaggtcatatgaccatatcgtagacTGCTGttgtatgcttgtgtccactatttgaaaggtatgttacagaggtagtctGTGCCTTCTTCGTTAACTGAACACAAAAccgccaacatctcatgaaaacgatcgttacttatctcataccctgccaatataagttgataacGAAAAGTACATACCActtttccatttaaaataaattcaatattacaaatgaaattatattaatagatattaaatacctatgttggtcacttgtcatTTTTCACTTGTAAATCAAAATTGCCCGTAGTAGTTGGACTCAACGTGACCGATGGTGTGTACGTTGCTACAGGCTTCCCTGTCGCTCAATTGCGGTTAGTATTTTATTGCTTCGATTCGATATGACGTAAATATTATGTTGGTGGTAGACATGCCTctttaacctagaaagaaagaaatctcaatCATCAGCTGACTCTCCCGGTGCCATCCTGTGTTACAGCTAGCAATagtcgatgggtatatctaccgtacataaaggtaccgtcaatttgtaccaatggcttacaATATAGAAATGCGTCTCGGCATTACTTAAAGTTCCAGAACAGACGCTTAAATACTTGGCATCCACGAagcaatcggtcgttgtagtacgcaGGTTCCATTTCAAGGTTTGTTACGCAGCCTGGGACATATCTctccagcacctgacaccactgccacacTTCATTATATGAAACGTCTCACCCACCATTCATCTTTTCCAACgtcttttgcttagctatccaagccttgcggtaagagggcgtgtacctcaactggctacgaatattggcaattaagactggTACTGAAGTTCTGGGATCCACCTTCACCGTCGGTAGTATTAAGGTAGCTAACATATCTGAATCCATATTGGGATGATCTTTCGAAACACCTGTCAACGAAGTACGTTAAAAAATGCAATAGTACGTAATAACAATACTATTAAAAAACTCTAAACAGTTAGTGATACTGTACCGGCAACatatgtatgtggacctttatacttttttatctcccacaagctTGTCTTTTTCCTAAACGAGGCCATAATTTTTcatgaacatgtaccgtcttgtactgcacacttggcctcaaacttatcggatttggatttaaccacttTGTAGTTAACCCCGTTCATGATGCTATTTTGTTTTAATGCAGCAAGAAAACTATCTTTAAaggaaaactccttaccaacttccaattcacCCGAATTCAATGAGGAACTTGTACGATCATGCCTTTTGTGTCATAGATCTGAAAACTCCTACGCATTATCTTgagatagatcgacattatgcatgtgggctggaggcgagTACGCCCTGAATCACGGATCTTCTTCTACATCATATGAACCCCCTTCAACATTTTCAGGTATGGTTGGAACATGCTCTGGtttagaaaataatgcaacttctgcaTCATTGGGGTCGGCCTCTCGAGGTGGATCCGCATTGGACTCATCATCTGACCCATCATCATGTGCAACGTACAAGGTCCCCTCGTcggtggacgtcgtagggagtacatcgtCCCTCATTATGGACGTTTCACAACGTCTCCAATCAGATGTGGATTACCAACCACTAAAAGTTGATGccattccccagtacgtatttccaacatcaaacatcgacccactGAGGTGTATGTCTCATCTACTAAAGGAGTGTCGTGCAAGGGTTGGGTATTCCATACTACTACTAAAGACGGGCGCTTCTGTGTTTTGCCACCTACTAACGGAGTGTCGGgcaggggtcgtgtattcctcttGACCAGTAGTAAATGTTGAAGCTGCAAATGCAtcatttggcgatgaaaattgtTCTATAGGGTGATCCACTAGTGAGATGAGCCTGCACTATTGCCTCAAAGCTACGAGTGCCTTTGATGtcgaatgagtcatatgtcacagGATCAATTGAAGCACAAAAACGATACTTAATAGACTAAACTTTCATTGGCGCTGTTctgaagattttacgcctaattcttttacgaagttctgtcaaatctatgttctagtTAAAAACCAGTCTCGTTGTGCTCTCCAATAAAAAAACAACACTGTTCTCGATGTTACAGATATCACCAttatagtaaataacagcactaatacgttcactcatcttcaatttcttttcttcttagcctctctaattttttttgctgtaagttatgcaacctgagaataaaatttggctcatttatagcctcatTTTTCTACgtactactgtagcaaaagagcgtccacgtgggagcttttttcagaaaTTTTGCTGACAGCGCATCCTACTTAAAGCATTTTcaacactatttgttcagaaacatctactcagaattatttttctacgaactactgtagcaaaagaacGTCCACTTGAGAgctttttttagaaattttgctgATAGTGCTTCCTACTTGAAGCGTTttcgacactatttgttcagaaacgtctactcAGAATTATATTTCTAagaactactgtagcaaaagagcgtccacgtgggagcttttttcagaaattttgctgacagtgcatcctgcttaaagcgttttcGACTCTATTTGTTTAGAAACGTCTACTCAAAATTATTCTTAcagaaaccctaaaccctaaactctaagaCAGAAACATTTATATTGCTTATATGCTTTTTTCTAATACCCTaaacacaaatttattttaaaaaactaaaccctaatttaattaattaaccctaataccctaaactctaatttagtatttagtatttaagattaatagttaatttaatgaattaaccctaaaaccttaaaccctaattcaattatttttttcataaaaccctaaacttagCATAGCGTCAGTATGTATATATGCTGCAATCATGTTATCTTTGAGAATTTCTTTTTCGTGTATGTATAttggaaattaataattaaaaaaattagaaatgagCTTGTTACAAGGTAAAAGAAACTTAGCCGGtggatcaaaaataaaatgatataagcCATTGATAAGGGAAAAAAACCTAAACGCTGAAGTAATTGAATTACCAAGTTGTTGTTTACACGTTAAGAGTTATTTAaaggttttttactaaaatattttaagaaataaaatattaaaatagtatgtTTAAAGGATTATGTATCAATTAACcctaaattaatcaattaaacctaaatttaatcaattaaccctaATTTAATCAatccctaatttaattaattaaccctaATACCTTAAACTCTAATTTAgcatttagtatttaaaattaatagttaatttaaaccccaattgaattaattttttttcctaaaacccTTAAATTCTAAACCTTaaaaaaccataaaccttaaaaaacCCTACCCTAAATCAAttaaacctaaaaaccctaacccttaaaaaCACGGGTAAAACACTTTCTTGGGGGAGCGTTttgtccacgtcagcaaagcgcgcccTCAAGGAAGCATTTTCTGCTAACGTGGACAAAACGTTACAAAACGCTCCCCCAGGGAAACGTTTTGCTGACACATACTCTGAAAACGCGCTGACGTAGACGCGTTTTCGTGAAAAATGGCCTAATCCGGTAAATAACCCAAAAAAGACCCATTTCCgtaattaaatttagaaaaaggccTTTTTAGGTAAAATGGACCATTCAAATTTACTAAATCTAATCTCAATTGCATATACTGTACTTAACTTTatattcatttttataattttgcgtATATATTTCAAATTGACTGACATCTAATTGTTTTGTTAATTTCTTGTAAATCTTCAATTTTGCAATGGGTAAAATACTTATATGGTGATAGTATACCTGTCCATGAGTTGGGATATTCGGCCTGGCTTGAAGGCTTGTTCAAAAAGTGAGAGTGTTTGATAAAAATATAGATTCGAAAAATgaatttgggcaaaaaaataaggtcCGTTTAGAATACAGGTTAGGCTTCGGGTAAATTTTTTTTGCCCAGGCTTGACCCagcccaaatttgaaaaaaaatttgttgtttTGCTGCTGTCATTTCACTATattgttgctactattttgttgttactgtttgaatattgtatatctctttttttattgttaattttgttactattttaaaagtatttgttTGTTAAAGTTACAcctatattagtgttatttaagtataaagacttttttaatttattttcaatttcttgggaaatatttattttaatatttttagtgtttttgatgtattatatattttttaattcttttatataaaaaataaagtaaaaaaattataagggtCGGGCCGAGACCAAATTTAGCAAATATACATCGGATATGCACCGTCCAAATGTCATTTATTAGATATGgatgatatttgaaaatttaatgaatttgaaaaagaaaatcttaaAGTCCCAGGCACGTTCCCgacttgaaaattttatagaaaaGATTTTATTATATGaagatttttaaagttttaagaataaatttacttaattgagtaaatatattcaaattttaaaaaattgtgagTAATTTTAAGAGGagaattcaataatttaaaatttcttttaaaaattccatttaaatagatgattttttaaaaatttctataattttatttgatttgatatacatGGTCCCACAATAAGATaacaaatttaaacttcaaattttttttttatatattttattaaaactattagtaaattttgcAAATATAATGATATCcgtattaattaattttaaaataaattatagtgAGATATAGTTATATGAAATGAAGTTAATGGGAATAAAGAAGTGATAAGTAGTTATTTATGTAGCGTATAATGAAAATGTATACGTATCTTACAATACACAATTTATAGGTAATATCTTGCATACAATGATAATCTATAATAATTGGAGGTTTCTTCAAGTTAAGGTATGAGTTATGAGCAGTGAAATCTTAATGAAATATAATTACGTTTTATTATGATATTATGGgaagtataataaataattagCACATGCCTCATGCATGCCGGAGGCTTTGAAATATCCACTATATTCACATCATTAATACTCACTTTTATTTGTCtcactttacattttagttatctatatttgaaattttatgttttagttacttacgttatcatgttttaatattttagtccttgAGCTGTTAATTTCCGTTAATGGTGCAACgtcacattaaatcatcatttcaaatgaaaattttaggttaaattctacaattgatccttatattttttcattttgaacaatttaatttttttcttttatgttcttttaactttccttttttttcctatgtttttcatttgttaaaactagtccaaaAGTTCGCCtcatttgaaaaaattaaattgttttaaaagaaataaaagtataaggactagttttaataaataaaaaatataaaaaaaaattatgttaaaagaaatggagaaggaaggaaaacaaagggaaaaacataagagaatggaaaataaaggaaaaaaagttaaaataacataaaaggaaaaaaaattaaattgctcaaaacaaaaaaaatatggacTAGTTGTattaattaacctaaaatttttgtttgaaataataatttaatgtgCTACGTCAGCATACAGTTACATTGTTATCAACAATTAATAGCTTAgagactaaaatattacaacgtGATAACGTAAGTGACAAAATGTAACTtgaagtaaacaaaagtgactattttaataatttacccaTCATAAAAAGACTTTACGgatattcaaaaattttaattttaatttttaaaaagactccatcattgttttttttttaaattttttaattatttttaatatcacaTATCTTACATATGATTTaacgtatttattttttaatacttatAATTAAATCTAAACGTTTATGCCAAACAATATAAATACTTTTCACGAAATCAATAAATTATTAGtcatcaaaattttgaaataattaaaacatattaaccattctaataattaaaatattacaataataaaaatttcaaaccaTGACTTCTTGtgatattttaattacaaaattaatacaaaattttaaaaattgaaggtTAATGCATATATTTTATTGGGATAAGTACGAGAGAAAATGTCAGTATAACTCAAAATTgaatatttcttttgaaacaaaGCTGAACTTCtttattgaaacaaataaatggaaataaaaaaaaatagaatacaaaTCCTAtgacttaaaaaagaaaatattaaaaaaaataccgATTCCAACcacatttaagtttattttgtctgAAAATCAGAATACGAATATATTAAAAAGCTCCCAAATTTACATTTGTCCACATTCATTGCTAGTTGTAGACCATAGTAAAAATATCCGATAATAAACAAGTTGATGATAAATACCCTAACCATTGAGATGTATTTTAATCTTCCGTCTACTTAGACTTAACCGATCCATCACATCACCTTCATGGgtacaaaatataaatttgactttaataaaatatttttcaaacatttaaaattgaTTAGTAAAAATGAAagataataatatgataaaaagtaTTTTTGTGGGTTTAAAAATCATTGGAATAGGCTGGTGGTAAGAACAAGGCTTGTTAAGCTATGACTTAAACTGTAAGGCCCACCACCACCCAGTCACAATAATTCCGACCATATGCCACTAAAGTCCATCAACTCAAACAATACAAAATTGTCAACTTTATCTTTAATTAAGTTCTTGCTTATCACTTACTAATTATACATTACATACAATAATTGAGGACAaacaaatttctttctttttaacattaagagcatgtttggttggatgtattggctatgccaatacacccctaatcggtgggccccacatAAACTcatgtttggttcagtgtattgCCTTAATACACTCCTATTACGTTACGTATGTAATCCATATTTTCTCTGCTTTAACACCGATTCCCAATCCCTTCCAAAAGCAAGGATCAGCTAATCAGTGTCTGTTTTACCCTTCCCAGCCGAAATCGATCTCCACCCCcactctctccctctccctcccaacatcaacagAAGTTGCCAGTGAACCAAACCTCCACCCGCTCAGATCTTTCGCCGACTTTCATCTTGGCATCTTGGCATCTTTCGCCAACATCAACAGAAGCGGCAAgtgtttcttctctttttttacttaatttggatttttaattttctttctcatGATTGTTTTGTCGACAAAAAACAGAATTGTGTTCTTCAACTATGGTGGGTTTTGTctgttgaaattagggtttttttgggATAAATTTTGAATTCTCCTGCATTTTGATTCTATCTTGTATCCTTCACAGTTGTCTGTTGAAATAACTTCTATTTGCTCTTTGCTCTTTGGTGTTTCATGTCTGTTGCCTGATTAAGTTACATTCTGCTGCCTGATTAAGTTACATACTAGCTTCTATTTGCTGTTTGGTGTTTCATGTCTGCTGCCTGATTAAGTTACATCTAATTACATGTACATGTAATTTAAAACGTGGAAGAGAAAACCAAAATCGTTCTCTTGAAATGCtgtgtttatattttattacaagAAACAATAACCATTTATGTGAGTTTGCCAATTCTGCGAAGTGAATAGCAACCACTGAATTGAAAACACTTTGGGTTAAAATGTCCCTATACTTCTCCAATTCTTAAActtgattttgaaataaaaaattaaacatgatttTTATAATAAAACTTATTCTTCACagaattaaattcctactataaaatttttaaaaaatacaaccaCTATAAATTAAATTTCCTactttgaaattttcaaaaaatacaatcactatagacatattttaaccaaCACTATGTAATCCTGAAGTGTTAACCCCCCCACGCCATGATAAACACCAAATCATTCTTTTCAACGCAGATTAATTAATTTGAATCATTGGTACATCAACAAAACACACCATACCACTGCAGAGCACTGGTGtatacatttatttaaaaaagaaagtaaGAAAAACAACATCTTTGTGTTATTACATGTAGGAGCAtacgtgtgtatatatatatattacatctTACTATATAAGACATGTAAAAGGAGATAGCAGTAGGTTGGTAGGTAGGGAAGGGTAGCTAAATGAAGCAAGGTAGGCCTAGGCTGTGCCAATAATGCCCAAGTCTTGGTTGTCATCGTTGTTGGGAGAGGGAGAGCCAAAGATAGGGCCACCTTCGCCAGTAGGATCTTTCACCTTGTCCTCCAGCCTATCAACCTGAATGCCACCCTCATCCTCCTTGGACCTCAGCTCCGTTTTGCTCTTATTCTCTCCTCCTTGTATTGATTCATATATCGTTGCCGTCTTCGACTCCTTGGGCAATGCTCCTTGTGCCCTTGACATTGTTTATTTACCTTTTACTTTCTCTGATCAATTTTTGGGAGTCTTACATTGTTAAATTCTAGGAGTTTTATTTTTCAGGAAACTTGACATGAATACATCACTTTTATATTTGGGGGAAGGCTAGACACACAGACTCCAATTGAGGAGACTGTGAGGGCAATGAATTATGTAATTGATAAGGGTATGCATTTTCTTTTGGTATTGCAGTGAGTGGTCTGCACAACAGATTGCGGAAGCATGGGGAGTAGCTGAGAGGTTGGAGTCCGCTTGCTTCTGGAGTGCTTACTGGAAAATACAACAAAGGAAATAGACCACCTGACAGTCGGTTTGCTTTGGAAAATTTCAAAGTAAGAATCACTTCACATTTGATTTGTTACTTTTGATTTTGTATGCTTTATTGAtctttttttatctcaatttgaACATAACTGCTTGTTGAATTATAGGTTCCTTTTTCCTCGTAAGGATATATTCTTTTCAATGAGATTGATTTTAGGCTATGTTTCACTATGTTTTGTGCTTCTTACGAATCTAACATATTGTTTATGCATATGTGcttgtaataaatataatttcttgCACGTTTACAGTTGATAAATCTCTGGTGTCtgtatcaaaaaaaaaaacaaaaagatcaaAAACTCAACTGTATAGTGGACTAATCTGATAAATCTCTGGTCTCTGTTGTAGCATATGTTAATTATTTCTATGAGactaatcttttctttttcttttatcataaaataaataaaatatgttgcagttaataagaataaattaatgtaattaaattatttcattaataaaatttaataactgGTCCACCTCAAATTTTATTGATTACTCAACAGGATGTAATTGAGTTaggttt
It includes:
- the LOC121209849 gene encoding uncharacterized protein, whose product is MSRAQGALPKESKTATIYESIQGGENKSKTELRSKEDEGGIQVDRLEDKVKDPTGEGGPIFGSPSPNNDDNQDLGIIGTA